Proteins encoded together in one Streptomyces umbrinus window:
- a CDS encoding transposase — translation MAGVITASEPSWIAPFAGLSPRCFGKLVTALRREGVDKVRRGRPWGLSLENRVLLVTTYWRTNLTLRQLAPLFGISKSAADRIIDHLGPSLALRARRRFRKGTVLIVDGTLVPTRDHTIAEQSKNYRYSTNHQVVIDADTRRVVVVGEPLPGNRNDCKAWEESGARAAVGKTLTMADGGYPGTGLLMPHRRTPGEELSEWKQEHNRSHKQVRARVEHVFARMKTWKVLRDCRLKGDGVHHAMLGIARLHNLSLVG, via the coding sequence ATGGCTGGTGTGATCACGGCGTCGGAGCCGTCCTGGATAGCGCCGTTCGCAGGGCTGAGCCCGCGCTGCTTCGGGAAGTTGGTGACCGCGCTGCGCCGCGAAGGTGTCGACAAGGTGCGGCGGGGGCGGCCGTGGGGCCTATCCCTGGAGAACCGCGTGCTACTGGTGACCACTTACTGGCGCACGAACTTGACGCTGCGCCAGCTGGCCCCGCTGTTCGGCATCTCGAAGTCCGCGGCCGACCGCATCATCGACCATCTCGGGCCGTCGCTCGCACTCCGGGCCCGCAGACGGTTCCGCAAGGGCACGGTGCTCATCGTGGACGGCACCCTCGTCCCTACCCGCGACCACACGATCGCCGAACAGTCCAAAAATTACCGGTACTCCACCAACCACCAGGTCGTCATCGATGCCGACACCCGTCGGGTCGTCGTGGTCGGCGAGCCCCTGCCCGGCAACCGTAACGACTGCAAGGCGTGGGAGGAATCCGGCGCGCGAGCCGCCGTGGGCAAGACCCTGACGATGGCCGACGGCGGCTATCCAGGCACCGGACTTCTCATGCCTCACCGCCGCACCCCAGGCGAGGAGTTGTCCGAGTGGAAGCAGGAGCACAACCGCTCGCACAAACAGGTTCGCGCCCGCGTCGAGCATGTCTTCGCTCGCATGAAGACCTGGAAGGTCCTCCGCGACTGCCGCCTCAAAGGCGACGGCGTTCACCACGCGATGCTCGGCATTGCCCGCCTGCACAACCTCAGCCTCGTCGGATAG
- a CDS encoding ISL3 family transposase, whose amino-acid sequence MQADSSFWDSLVFDGIDDVDVEAVTAVFGTVDIVARGRAVGAACPDCGRFSERVHDSYQRRLKDLPLGGQGVVILLRVRRFICCDTNCPRRTFAEPFAQLTAPYARFTTRLNRMLERVGLALAGRAGARLAAQLGLGAGRMTLLRRVMALPDPQFTTPRVLGVDDFATRRGHSYATVITDGERHRPFDVLPGREAAPLATWLAAHPGVEVICRDRAGAYAEGAALGAPHALQIADRYHLLQNLGQAVEKCVAAHRDCLRSIAPQPDQAATERNADAAFAVERHSLPLPTGRRAERMRAHHALVHGLLSEGMGLRAIARHLGWGRHTVQRYARAARWQDMVTGRHTRTSRLDMHQPYLQRRIDETDGKITIIELRKELAHRGHPVPYSSLRDWARSRLQWPDAPAPAAAAPSVRTVVGWITRHPETLTEDENRLLKAVLDACPELEQTHELVRDFAQMLTQRTGADLPDWISTARAAQLPGITGFARGLTSDLEAVIAGLTLHWSSGGTEGAVTRVKKIKRQLYGRAGFELLRKMILLQ is encoded by the coding sequence ATGCAGGCCGACTCATCGTTCTGGGACTCGCTGGTGTTCGACGGGATCGACGACGTGGACGTCGAGGCGGTGACCGCCGTTTTCGGCACGGTCGACATCGTGGCGAGAGGCCGGGCGGTGGGCGCAGCCTGTCCGGACTGCGGTCGGTTCTCGGAACGGGTGCACGACTCCTACCAGCGCAGGTTGAAGGACCTCCCGCTCGGTGGGCAGGGCGTCGTCATCCTGCTGCGGGTCCGGCGCTTCATCTGCTGCGACACGAACTGTCCGCGCCGCACCTTTGCCGAGCCGTTCGCGCAGCTGACCGCCCCGTACGCGCGCTTCACCACGCGGTTGAACCGCATGCTGGAGCGCGTCGGGCTCGCACTGGCAGGACGGGCCGGCGCCCGGCTGGCTGCCCAACTGGGCCTCGGCGCTGGGCGGATGACACTGCTGCGCAGGGTCATGGCGTTACCGGACCCGCAGTTCACCACGCCGCGTGTACTCGGGGTGGACGACTTCGCCACCCGGCGTGGCCACTCGTACGCCACCGTGATCACGGACGGCGAACGCCACCGGCCCTTCGACGTCCTGCCAGGCCGCGAAGCGGCACCCTTGGCAACGTGGCTGGCGGCCCACCCGGGAGTTGAGGTGATCTGCCGTGATCGCGCCGGCGCCTACGCCGAGGGCGCTGCGCTCGGCGCCCCGCACGCACTCCAGATCGCAGACAGGTATCACTTGCTGCAGAACCTCGGCCAGGCCGTCGAGAAGTGCGTCGCCGCGCACCGCGACTGCCTGCGTTCCATCGCACCGCAGCCGGACCAGGCAGCCACCGAGAGAAACGCTGACGCGGCCTTTGCCGTCGAGCGGCACTCGCTCCCTTTGCCCACCGGCCGGCGGGCCGAGCGGATGCGCGCCCATCACGCCCTGGTCCACGGCCTGTTGAGCGAGGGGATGGGTCTCCGCGCCATCGCCCGCCACCTGGGCTGGGGACGGCACACCGTCCAGCGGTATGCCCGCGCCGCCCGCTGGCAGGACATGGTCACCGGACGCCACACCCGCACCAGCCGCCTCGACATGCACCAGCCCTACCTGCAACGGCGCATCGACGAAACTGACGGCAAGATCACCATCATCGAGTTACGCAAGGAACTCGCCCACCGCGGTCATCCGGTGCCCTACAGCAGCCTGCGAGACTGGGCCCGCAGCCGCCTGCAGTGGCCCGACGCACCCGCCCCGGCCGCCGCTGCGCCCTCGGTCCGCACCGTCGTCGGCTGGATCACCCGGCACCCCGAAACCCTCACCGAGGACGAGAACCGGCTGCTCAAGGCGGTGCTTGACGCCTGCCCGGAGCTGGAGCAAACCCATGAACTCGTGCGCGACTTCGCCCAGATGCTCACCCAGCGCACCGGCGCTGACCTGCCGGACTGGATCAGCACCGCCCGCGCCGCGCAGTTGCCCGGGATCACCGGCTTCGCCCGCGGACTGACCTCCGACCTCGAAGCCGTGATCGCCGGACTGACCCTGCACTGGAGCTCCGGCGGCACCGAGGGCGCCGTGACACGCGTGAAAAAGATCAAGAGGCAGCTCTACGGCCGAGCCGGATTCGAACTACTCCGCAAGATGATCCTTCTCCAGTGA
- a CDS encoding transglutaminase-like domain-containing protein, whose protein sequence is MADDALDYSQPGPFTSLDATQLQLIESLPEDPVGICAAAQGLVIQPVDAAALGIGEARLAEKNIRPVSELIAALIALDPSPLQRARTPETRVIGTCRHFATIASSFLRARGIPSRARCGFGTYFLEGCGVDHWITEYWDADQRRWVRVDTEHLGKTYVERPENLAVGEFLTGGEAWVQYRQGSVDGQKFGVAGVDFAWGPAEISGNAVRDLAALCKMEMLPWDEWGLMTNAYQGKTGPDYDQLIDEVADACAKDDPLDLTSLFAREVLAVPHDMVG, encoded by the coding sequence ATGGCCGATGACGCGCTCGACTACTCCCAGCCCGGACCCTTCACGAGCCTGGACGCGACGCAGCTCCAGCTCATCGAGAGCCTGCCGGAAGACCCCGTTGGCATCTGCGCCGCCGCGCAAGGTCTGGTCATTCAGCCTGTGGACGCCGCCGCGTTAGGGATCGGTGAGGCGCGGCTCGCGGAGAAGAACATCCGGCCGGTCAGCGAGCTGATCGCCGCCCTGATCGCCCTCGATCCGTCCCCGCTGCAGCGAGCTCGCACCCCTGAGACACGGGTGATCGGAACCTGCCGGCACTTCGCCACCATCGCCTCCTCATTCCTGCGAGCGAGGGGCATACCCTCGCGGGCTCGGTGCGGTTTCGGGACCTACTTCCTGGAGGGCTGCGGCGTTGATCACTGGATCACCGAGTACTGGGACGCCGACCAGCGGCGCTGGGTGCGCGTCGACACCGAACACCTCGGCAAGACGTATGTCGAGCGTCCCGAGAATCTCGCTGTTGGCGAGTTCCTGACCGGGGGCGAGGCGTGGGTTCAGTATCGCCAAGGTTCGGTCGACGGTCAGAAGTTCGGGGTGGCCGGTGTCGATTTCGCCTGGGGACCGGCCGAGATCAGCGGCAACGCTGTCCGCGACCTCGCGGCGCTCTGCAAGATGGAAATGCTGCCCTGGGACGAATGGGGCCTCATGACCAACGCTTATCAGGGCAAGACGGGGCCCGACTACGACCAGCTCATCGACGAGGTCGCCGATGCCTGCGCCAAAGACGATCCGCTGGACCTGACCAGCCTGTTCGCCCGGGAAGTCTTGGCCGTGCCCCACGACATGGTCGGATGA
- a CDS encoding beta-ketoacyl-[acyl-carrier-protein] synthase family protein: MVEKASAGASDVVVTGLGAVTPLGANVTSSWQGMLEGRSGARVLNEPWAHELPVRIAAPAAVDPAAALPPAQARRMDRVTQLALMAVHEAWADAGLDTATELDTERLSVAVSSTIGVETMLAAHQTLQTKGWKHMSPYAVPSLLPNSSAAQIAIQYGAQGSAHAPVSACASGTEAIGLAADMIRLGRADVVIAGGAEAPIHPFGLGGFAAMRALSRRNDDPQGASRPFAKSRDGFLLGEGAGIVILESQAHARARGARVYGRILGIGMSVDGHRIAQPQPEGLGAAKAITRALADAGLSVTDIAHVNAHATSTPAGDLAEARALHRVCGAHTDQIAVSAPKSMIGHLQSGSGPVEAITTLLALYHRVVPPTLNAEETDDAIGLDLVTGSPRQLPQGPLAALSNSFGFGGHNATLVLTS; encoded by the coding sequence GTGGTAGAGAAAGCTTCCGCCGGAGCGTCGGATGTCGTGGTCACCGGACTCGGAGCGGTCACGCCCCTGGGCGCCAACGTCACCTCCAGCTGGCAGGGCATGCTGGAAGGCCGGTCAGGAGCCCGGGTTTTGAACGAACCGTGGGCCCATGAGTTGCCGGTGCGGATCGCCGCACCCGCGGCCGTGGACCCCGCGGCAGCCCTCCCGCCCGCGCAGGCGCGCCGGATGGACCGCGTCACGCAGCTGGCGCTGATGGCCGTACACGAAGCCTGGGCGGACGCCGGCCTCGATACCGCTACGGAGCTGGACACCGAGCGGCTCTCGGTCGCGGTCTCCTCCACCATCGGCGTAGAGACCATGCTCGCTGCGCATCAGACGCTCCAGACCAAGGGCTGGAAGCACATGTCGCCCTACGCGGTGCCCTCCCTGCTGCCCAACAGCTCGGCGGCGCAGATAGCCATCCAGTACGGCGCCCAGGGCAGTGCCCATGCGCCGGTGAGCGCCTGTGCCTCGGGGACCGAGGCCATCGGGCTGGCGGCGGACATGATTCGCTTGGGCCGGGCCGACGTCGTGATCGCCGGCGGCGCCGAGGCTCCGATCCACCCGTTCGGCCTGGGCGGGTTCGCCGCCATGCGTGCCCTTTCCCGACGTAACGACGACCCGCAGGGTGCCTCCCGCCCTTTCGCCAAGAGCCGGGACGGTTTCCTGCTCGGCGAGGGCGCGGGCATCGTGATCCTTGAGTCGCAGGCCCATGCCCGCGCCCGCGGTGCCCGGGTCTACGGCCGGATCCTCGGTATCGGAATGTCTGTCGACGGGCACCGCATCGCCCAGCCGCAGCCCGAGGGACTCGGTGCGGCCAAAGCCATCACCCGGGCGCTCGCCGACGCCGGCCTGTCGGTCACCGACATCGCCCATGTCAACGCCCACGCCACCTCCACACCGGCCGGAGACCTCGCCGAAGCCCGCGCCCTACATCGTGTGTGCGGCGCCCACACCGACCAGATCGCCGTCTCGGCTCCCAAGTCCATGATCGGACACCTGCAGAGCGGCTCCGGCCCCGTCGAGGCGATCACCACCCTGCTGGCCCTCTACCACCGCGTCGTGCCCCCGACCCTCAACGCAGAAGAGACCGACGACGCAATCGGCTTGGACCTAGTGACCGGATCACCGCGCCAACTTCCTCAAGGACCACTGGCGGCCCTGAGCAACTCTTTCGGCTTCGGCGGCCATAACGCCACCTTGGTCCTCACTTCCTGA
- a CDS encoding phosphotransferase, with product MIEDGSTDRGSVTTVRRIGATIRRPTGAWTPAVHALLSHLEEVGFGRAPRALGTDGADEVLSLLYGEPAFTPWPEGLRSSHGVGELGRWLRGYHDAVRTFRPPADAHWQGQEEEWRPGMVIRHGDLGPWNSIWDGGQLAGFIDWDFAAPGHAIDDLAQLAWYAVPLRSMEQQRRASVTGSSTLQARLHALCTTYGEQPVAVIEALDALQSREAARIERLGRQGTEPWATFLARGDAAEMLAEQCWIRSESDALLDTGHK from the coding sequence GTGATTGAGGACGGCTCCACTGACCGCGGCAGTGTCACGACAGTGCGACGGATCGGCGCGACGATCCGTAGGCCGACAGGCGCGTGGACACCTGCCGTACACGCCCTGCTGAGCCACCTGGAGGAGGTGGGGTTCGGCAGGGCTCCCCGCGCGTTGGGCACTGACGGCGCCGACGAAGTGCTGTCGTTGCTCTACGGCGAGCCCGCATTCACGCCCTGGCCAGAAGGTTTGCGCTCCTCACATGGAGTCGGTGAGCTGGGCCGCTGGCTGCGGGGCTACCACGATGCCGTTCGGACCTTCCGGCCGCCGGCCGATGCCCACTGGCAGGGCCAGGAAGAAGAGTGGCGGCCAGGCATGGTGATCCGACACGGAGACCTCGGGCCGTGGAACTCGATCTGGGATGGTGGCCAGCTCGCTGGCTTCATCGATTGGGACTTCGCCGCGCCCGGCCACGCCATCGACGACTTGGCCCAACTCGCCTGGTACGCCGTCCCGCTGCGGTCCATGGAGCAGCAGCGACGGGCGTCGGTCACTGGCTCCAGCACCCTGCAGGCCCGGCTTCATGCGCTCTGTACTACTTACGGTGAACAGCCTGTCGCTGTGATCGAGGCGCTGGACGCCCTTCAGTCCCGCGAGGCCGCACGTATCGAACGCCTCGGCAGACAGGGCACCGAGCCATGGGCGACCTTTCTCGCCCGCGGTGACGCAGCTGAGATGTTGGCCGAGCAGTGCTGGATCCGCTCGGAAAGTGACGCACTCTTGGACACTGGGCACAAGTGA
- a CDS encoding helicase associated domain-containing protein: MPAQQYLLETLGIEPAAEGEAIGPMRRSQDERWNTNVAAARQFHAREGHLRPARKHVENVNGELIKLGAFLDNARKRAAKLSAERRGQLAGLGLEWAAQEGSA, from the coding sequence ATGCCCGCGCAGCAGTACCTGCTGGAGACGCTCGGCATCGAGCCCGCGGCTGAGGGCGAGGCGATCGGGCCGATGCGGCGGTCGCAGGATGAGCGGTGGAACACCAACGTGGCCGCCGCCCGCCAGTTCCACGCACGCGAGGGCCACCTGCGTCCGGCACGCAAGCACGTCGAAAACGTGAACGGCGAGTTGATCAAACTCGGGGCATTTTTGGATAACGCCCGCAAGAGGGCCGCGAAGTTGAGTGCGGAGCGTCGTGGCCAGTTGGCCGGTCTCGGTCTGGAGTGGGCGGCGCAGGAGGGGAGCGCGTGA
- a CDS encoding 2'-5' RNA ligase family protein → MPVSGIHCTLLHAVGLSVTDVDMDALLDDVRAYAQTVQPFTLTFDRPAVGNVAVEISGWPGRVFTEIVEALSQSMTRTGAAFKAAPSRYPHATVAYAADGAEDVDATTLKAALADIEHPVSTTVVADRLHLVEQWHDGAHIRWDPIAEVPLAGVAV, encoded by the coding sequence GTGCCGGTATCGGGGATCCACTGCACGCTCCTGCACGCCGTCGGCCTGAGCGTCACCGATGTCGACATGGACGCGCTCCTCGATGACGTCCGGGCCTACGCGCAGACGGTGCAGCCCTTCACCCTGACGTTCGACCGGCCCGCAGTGGGCAACGTCGCCGTGGAGATCAGCGGATGGCCGGGACGTGTGTTCACCGAGATTGTGGAAGCCCTCAGCCAGTCGATGACCCGCACCGGAGCCGCCTTCAAGGCCGCTCCGAGCCGCTATCCCCATGCAACCGTCGCCTACGCCGCAGACGGCGCTGAGGACGTCGACGCGACTACGCTCAAGGCCGCCCTGGCAGACATCGAGCACCCGGTGTCCACGACCGTGGTCGCGGACCGGCTGCACCTCGTTGAGCAGTGGCACGACGGTGCGCACATCAGGTGGGACCCGATCGCCGAAGTGCCTCTCGCGGGGGTAGCGGTATGA
- a CDS encoding IS630 family transposase — protein MELSVEQAAELRELVNSRDVPADLATRARIVLWSGEGRRRKDIAELLGVSLPTVDRWKTRYSQRGLAGLEGDRPGGARDQVPARVRARVIALTRMTPPACTGLSHWSTRELAKYLKRTENVSVSWHYIARIWREEQLKPHRNGTFKISKDPAFAEKVADVVGLYLAPPGGAVVLSIDEKTQIQALDRTQPVLPVTFAATEKRTHDYVRHGTTNLFAALNVGTGEVIGECKPSRNGKNFLAFLKKAVKPHAGKEIHVVLDNLSTHTTPDVKEWLAKNSHVHFHFTPVGSSWINQIETWFGILTRQSIRRGTFASVNVLISQIRNYIDSWNAEARPFTWTATADEILAKVRLVQTNIKKLVANNSK, from the coding sequence ATGGAGCTTTCCGTGGAACAGGCCGCCGAGTTGCGGGAGTTGGTGAACAGCCGGGATGTTCCTGCGGATTTGGCCACGCGAGCCCGGATCGTGCTGTGGTCGGGCGAGGGGCGGCGACGCAAGGACATTGCCGAGTTGCTCGGGGTGTCGCTGCCGACCGTGGACCGCTGGAAGACCCGATATTCCCAGCGCGGGCTGGCCGGGCTGGAAGGTGATCGCCCCGGTGGGGCCCGGGACCAGGTACCGGCACGGGTACGGGCACGGGTGATTGCTCTGACGCGTATGACGCCGCCGGCCTGCACCGGACTGTCGCACTGGTCGACGCGCGAGTTGGCGAAGTACCTGAAGCGGACCGAGAACGTCAGCGTGTCCTGGCACTACATCGCGCGGATCTGGCGTGAGGAGCAACTCAAGCCGCACCGTAACGGAACCTTCAAGATTTCCAAGGACCCCGCGTTCGCGGAGAAAGTCGCGGACGTGGTCGGCCTCTACCTCGCCCCGCCCGGTGGCGCAGTCGTGCTCTCGATCGACGAGAAGACGCAGATCCAGGCGCTGGACCGAACCCAGCCGGTGCTGCCGGTCACCTTCGCGGCCACCGAGAAGCGCACCCACGACTACGTCCGGCACGGCACCACGAACCTGTTCGCCGCCCTCAACGTCGGCACCGGTGAAGTCATCGGCGAGTGCAAGCCGAGCCGGAACGGAAAGAACTTCCTGGCCTTTCTGAAGAAGGCGGTAAAGCCACATGCGGGGAAGGAGATCCACGTCGTCCTGGACAACCTCTCCACCCACACCACACCGGACGTGAAGGAATGGCTGGCCAAGAACTCCCACGTCCACTTTCACTTCACCCCCGTCGGGTCTTCCTGGATCAATCAGATCGAGACCTGGTTCGGAATCCTGACCCGGCAGTCGATCCGCCGCGGCACCTTCGCCAGCGTCAACGTCCTGATCTCGCAGATCCGCAACTACATCGACTCCTGGAACGCCGAGGCCAGGCCCTTCACTTGGACTGCAACCGCCGACGAGATCCTGGCGAAGGTCCGCCTCGTCCAGACCAACATCAAGAAGCTCGTCGCAAACAACTCAAAGTGA
- the istB gene encoding IS21-like element helper ATPase IstB — MNATSHRRMSEQAAETAVVGACRMLRLPTIRLKFPDLAEQAAREQMSYLTFLAELLLAECDDRARRRSERRIKAAAFPRQKSVREFDFDANFNIDAAVVHTLATCEWVKKGQPLCLIGDSGTGKSHLLIALGTEAAMAGFRVKYTLATKLVNELVEAADEKQLTKTIARYGRVDLLCIDELGYMELDKHGAELLFQVLTEREEKNSVAIASNEAFGGWTKTFTDPRLCTAIVDRLTFNGTIIETGTDSYRLAQTRAKAEAATT; from the coding sequence ATGAACGCCACCAGCCACCGCCGGATGAGCGAACAAGCGGCCGAAACCGCCGTCGTCGGCGCCTGCCGGATGCTCCGCCTGCCAACCATCCGCTTGAAGTTCCCGGACCTGGCCGAGCAGGCCGCCCGCGAGCAGATGTCCTACCTCACCTTCCTCGCCGAACTGCTGCTGGCCGAATGCGACGACCGGGCACGGCGCCGCTCCGAACGCCGCATCAAAGCCGCGGCCTTCCCGAGGCAAAAGTCGGTGCGGGAGTTCGACTTCGACGCCAATTTCAACATCGACGCCGCCGTCGTCCACACGCTGGCGACCTGCGAGTGGGTGAAGAAGGGACAGCCGCTCTGTCTGATCGGCGACTCCGGCACCGGCAAATCCCACCTGCTCATCGCGCTTGGGACCGAGGCGGCGATGGCCGGATTCCGGGTGAAGTACACCCTGGCGACCAAACTCGTCAACGAACTCGTCGAGGCCGCGGACGAGAAGCAGCTGACCAAGACCATCGCCCGCTACGGACGCGTCGATCTTTTGTGCATCGACGAACTCGGCTACATGGAACTCGACAAACACGGCGCCGAGTTGCTGTTCCAGGTGCTGACCGAACGAGAGGAGAAGAACAGCGTCGCCATCGCCTCCAACGAAGCCTTCGGTGGATGGACCAAGACGTTCACAGATCCCCGGCTCTGCACCGCCATCGTCGACCGGCTCACCTTCAACGGCACGATCATCGAGACCGGCACCGACTCCTACCGCCTGGCCCAGACCAGGGCCAAGGCAGAGGCTGCCACGACCTGA
- a CDS encoding PDR/VanB family oxidoreductase, producing MPDHLPVQKRRPPMGSRGALITLYSYAVLALAAGLLPPLVAGALRFAEARTPVWIVCSAVSGGLALLLTFRPRPSRRAVLVPGWLLLALTTAQAFVIAELPALLGLYAVAPVLASLAGRLAGRPRKALLAVHVIAAGCWAGVALMMAAIGITTLASDDVEYIAGAYALMETFDVSLLGWLNFAATLSGIGLAVTSQWGVVRYYWVAAKLAISLVILFSAFSWIHGTLEEAVVEAERLAETGGSAAQLGSGPVVVASGFGFAFLLLVLATLLSLYKPGGRTRRGRRVLAAQRGTRSQEIPVTVTDVREVAQDTVALTLRPAGTERLPEWEPGAHVDLMLPSGRVRQYSLYGDPANPADADTYRIAVLREEHGRGGSAEVHQLAVGARIAIRGPRNNFPLVGAPAHLFIAGGIGIVPFLPMIRRLAEAGADWRLVHRGRSLRRMAFADALAQQYPGHVDLMPSDTRPRPDLDAILRGAPAQAAVYCCGPEGLIDAVRAAMPEALPHGTLRVERFAAGDRATGKADTPFEAELARSGRTVRVPVGRTLLSAIQEVDPTIDRSCEDGICGSCATRVLDGDPEHRDDVLQPDERDRRDIIYPCVSRARGDRIVLDA from the coding sequence ATGCCAGACCACCTCCCCGTCCAGAAGCGGCGGCCGCCCATGGGTAGCCGCGGTGCACTGATCACGCTGTACTCCTACGCCGTACTCGCGCTCGCCGCGGGCCTGTTGCCGCCGCTGGTGGCAGGCGCGCTCCGGTTCGCGGAGGCGCGTACCCCGGTATGGATCGTCTGTTCCGCGGTCTCCGGTGGGCTCGCCCTGCTGTTGACCTTCCGTCCCCGCCCGTCCCGCCGAGCCGTGCTTGTCCCGGGATGGCTGCTGCTGGCGCTGACCACGGCGCAGGCGTTCGTGATCGCGGAACTGCCGGCTCTGCTCGGCCTCTACGCCGTCGCGCCCGTGCTGGCATCGCTGGCCGGCCGACTCGCCGGGCGGCCACGCAAAGCCCTGCTGGCCGTGCATGTAATCGCCGCCGGCTGCTGGGCCGGCGTCGCGCTGATGATGGCGGCGATCGGCATCACCACACTGGCCAGCGACGATGTCGAGTACATCGCCGGGGCGTACGCGCTGATGGAGACGTTCGATGTCAGTCTGCTGGGCTGGTTGAACTTCGCCGCCACCCTGTCGGGTATCGGACTTGCCGTCACGTCCCAGTGGGGAGTGGTGCGGTACTACTGGGTCGCGGCCAAACTCGCGATCTCTCTGGTGATCCTCTTCTCGGCGTTCAGCTGGATCCACGGCACGTTGGAAGAGGCCGTCGTAGAAGCCGAGCGGCTCGCCGAGACCGGTGGCTCGGCCGCGCAGCTCGGCAGCGGGCCGGTCGTGGTGGCCTCCGGGTTCGGCTTCGCCTTCCTGTTGCTGGTGCTGGCCACCCTGCTGTCGCTGTACAAGCCGGGCGGCAGGACCAGGCGGGGCCGCCGCGTCCTGGCTGCTCAGCGGGGCACGAGGTCCCAGGAGATCCCGGTCACCGTCACCGACGTACGCGAGGTGGCGCAGGACACCGTGGCGCTGACCCTGCGGCCGGCGGGGACGGAGCGGCTGCCCGAGTGGGAGCCGGGCGCCCATGTCGATCTGATGCTGCCGTCGGGGCGGGTGCGCCAGTACTCGCTCTACGGCGACCCGGCCAACCCCGCTGACGCGGACACGTACCGGATCGCCGTACTGCGCGAAGAACACGGGCGGGGCGGTTCGGCCGAGGTCCATCAGCTGGCTGTCGGCGCGCGGATCGCGATCCGCGGGCCTCGTAACAACTTCCCCCTCGTCGGCGCTCCCGCTCACCTCTTCATCGCCGGCGGCATCGGCATTGTGCCCTTCCTTCCGATGATCCGCCGACTGGCCGAGGCGGGTGCCGACTGGCGGCTCGTCCACCGCGGCCGGTCCCTGCGCCGGATGGCCTTCGCCGACGCACTCGCCCAACAGTATCCCGGCCACGTGGACCTCATGCCGTCCGACACCCGGCCGCGACCGGACCTGGACGCAATCCTGCGGGGCGCGCCTGCGCAGGCCGCGGTGTACTGCTGCGGACCGGAGGGTCTCATCGACGCGGTTCGGGCGGCCATGCCCGAGGCGCTCCCGCACGGCACGCTCCGCGTCGAACGGTTCGCCGCCGGCGACCGGGCGACCGGCAAGGCCGACACACCCTTCGAGGCCGAACTCGCACGCAGCGGCCGGACCGTTCGCGTACCCGTCGGCCGGACGCTGCTCAGCGCCATCCAAGAGGTCGACCCCACGATCGACCGCTCCTGTGAGGACGGGATCTGCGGCAGCTGTGCGACCCGTGTGCTTGACGGCGACCCCGAACACCGCGACGACGTACTACAGCCCGACGAGCGCGACCGGCGCGACATCATCTACCCCTGCGTCTCCCGTGCCCGCGGCGACCGGATCGTGCTCGACGCCTGA
- a CDS encoding PadR family transcriptional regulator has protein sequence MDQERRKVSNPLALAVLAFLVQRPMHPYEMGRLLKERNLQQSIKYRNSSLYMVVEQLDRDGYIAPQQTSREGRRPERTTYTLTEAGRAELRDRMRDLVSAPVKEYPQFQAALALIVVLAPSEVPELLGRRRETLAEQSEEIRTRIDAARTKQVDRLFLIEHEYELALIEAERAFVRQLAELIQEDPPGFGVLWRDLHPDDRD, from the coding sequence ATGGACCAGGAACGCCGCAAGGTCAGCAACCCGCTCGCGCTCGCCGTACTGGCGTTCCTGGTCCAGCGGCCGATGCACCCCTACGAGATGGGACGGCTGCTGAAGGAGCGAAACCTGCAGCAAAGCATCAAGTACCGCAACAGCTCGCTCTACATGGTCGTCGAACAGCTGGACCGGGACGGCTACATCGCCCCGCAACAGACCTCTCGCGAAGGCCGCCGCCCCGAGCGCACCACCTACACGCTCACGGAGGCCGGGAGGGCTGAACTCCGCGACCGGATGCGCGACCTCGTCTCCGCCCCCGTCAAGGAGTACCCCCAGTTTCAGGCCGCGCTGGCACTCATCGTGGTGCTGGCCCCCAGCGAGGTGCCCGAACTACTTGGCCGGCGCCGGGAGACACTGGCCGAGCAGAGTGAGGAGATCCGCACCCGGATCGACGCCGCGCGCACCAAGCAGGTGGACCGCCTCTTCCTCATCGAACACGAATACGAGCTTGCCCTCATCGAAGCCGAACGGGCCTTCGTCCGCCAACTCGCCGAGCTGATCCAGGAAGATCCACCGGGCTTCGGCGTCCTTTGGCGTGATCTCCACCCGGATGATCGGGACTGA